A portion of the Lolium rigidum isolate FL_2022 chromosome 1, APGP_CSIRO_Lrig_0.1, whole genome shotgun sequence genome contains these proteins:
- the LOC124683647 gene encoding berberine bridge enzyme-like Cyn d 4, with the protein MASSQSLALAVLFSFLSCNASLASSDGFLQCLSAAIPEQLLYTQSSPSFSSVLVSSIQNPKFFTPSTVRPLVIITPTNASHVQATVVCGRQNDVRIRVRSGGHDYEGLSYRSKRPEVFAVVDLATLRSVSVDQKTATAWVDSGTTIGELYYAISKASILLAFPAGLCPTTGVGGHFSGGGLGMLLRKYGAAIDNVLDATLVDAKGRLLDKQTMGTDVFWAIRGGGGQSFGIVLSWKVKLVPVPPTVTMFSILKSVNEGAINILTKWQEVAPALPEDLFIMAIIKKQVAKFQSMYLGTCDTLLLLMGTRFPELGLNQTHCKEMTWIQSVPYVYLGNTATVEDILNRTTSMNSFSKATSDYVRQAIPKDTWVQIFTWLAKPEAGIMIMDPYGGKMSSFPESATPFPHRGGVLYNIQYMNFWLAATDGSARTKWLKDFYKFMAPYVSQNPRETYVNYRDLDLGENVVVGNVTSYQAGQVWGQRYYKGNFQRLAMAKGKVDPDDYFRNEQSIPPLVVSK; encoded by the coding sequence ATGGCCTCGTCTCAGAGCTTAGCGCTAGCAGTCCTCTTCAGCTTCCTCTCGTGCAATGCATCCCTAGCTTCCTCCGATGGCTTCCTCCAATGCCTCTCCGCAGCCATACCGGAGCAGCTCTTGTACACGCAGAGCTCGCCTTCGTTCTCTTCGGTCCTCGTCTCCTCCATCCAAAACCCCAAGTTCTTCACGCCTAGCACGGTGAGGCCGCTCGTCATCATCACACCGACGAATGCCTCCCACGTCCAGGCCACCGTTGTCTGCGGCCGCCAGAACGACGTGCGCATCCGCGTGCGCAGCGGCGGGCACGACTATGAGGGTCTCTCGTACCGGTCCAAGCGCCCCGAGGTGTTCGCCGTCGTGGACTTGGCAACCCTCCGCTCCGTGAGCGTCGACCAGAAGACAGCCACCGCGTGGGTGGACTCCGGCACGACGATCGGGGAGCTGTACTACGCAATTTCGAAGGCAAGCATCCTGCTGGCTTTCCCGGCCGGTCTGTGCCCGACGACCGGCGTGGGCGGCCATTTCAGTGGCGGCGGATTAGGCATGCTGCTTCGAAAGTACGGCGCCGCCATCGACAACGTCCTGGACGCCACGTTGGTGGACGCCAAGGGGAGGCTCCTGGATAAACAGACCATGGGGACCGACGTATTCTGGGCTatccgcggcggtggcggccagaGCTTCGGCATCGTGCTGTCGTGGAAGGTGAAGCTCGTGCCCGTCCCGCCGACGGTGACAATGTTCAGCATCCTCAAGTCCGTCAACGAGGGTGCCATAAACATCCTCACCAAGTGGCAAGAAGTTGCCCCAGCTCTTCCCGAAGATCTTTTCATAATGGCGATCATCAAGAAACAGGTGGCTAAGTTCCAATCCATGTACCTGGGCACCTGCGACACGCTCCTGCTTTTGATGGGAACCCGCTTCCCCGAGCTCGGCCTGAATCAGACGCACTGCAAGGAGATGACATGGATTCAGTCAGTTCCCTACGTCTACCTGGGCAACACCGCGACTGTGGAGGACATCCTAAACCGGACAACATCCATGAACAGCTTCAGCAAGGCCACCTCCGACTACGTCCGTCAGGCCATCCCCAAGGACACGTGGGTGCAGATCTTCACCTGGCTCGCCAAGCCAGAAGCTGGGATAATGATCATGGACCCTTATGGCGGGAAGATGAGCAGCTTCCCAGAGTCGGCGACACCGTTCCCTCACCGTGGTGGCGTGCTGTACAACATCCAGTACATGAATTTCTGGTTGGCCGCAACGGACGGATCGGCGCGGACGAAGTGGCTCAAAGACTTCTACAAATTCATGGCGCCGTATGTAAGCCAGAACCCGAGGGAGACCTACGTAAACTACAGGGACCTTGACCTGGGCGAGAATGTCGTGGTGGGCAATGTCACAAGCTACCAGGCCGGTCAGGTTTGGGGCCAGAGGTACTACAAGGGTAACTTTCAGAGGCTGGCGATGGCGAAGGGCAAGGTGGATCCTGATGACTACTTCAGGAACGAACAGAGCATCCCACCACTTGTGGTGAGCAAGTGA